Genomic DNA from Epinephelus moara isolate mb chromosome 24, YSFRI_EMoa_1.0, whole genome shotgun sequence:
TCCTCTTGATTACATTTCCCCAGCTCTGACTCACCTGTGGCTGTGGGGGGCGGATCTGATGATCTAACTTTATTGTAGGCTACTTTTGGTTAAGCTGTAGTTTAGCAGTGGTTAACTGAACCTGagtctgtatttatcagacagCTGAAAGTGAAAGACTAAAGTATAAATGtacagagtgtgagagagactgTAGCTGGATGATGGAGCTGCGATGGCCAACAGGGCTCCTTAGCTGTGGACTGACCTGCCTGAGGATGTAAGGTTCATAGAATCAGTGATCTCTTTGAAATcactagcctggttccagaccatagaccccgcccactcaactgagtaggcttgcatctctggtctggcatactgcaatgaatttgcgatttatctcgtccaaacgatggacagaccaatgaacgccgggggtggggacgggtctagcgattagccaatcagcgccacgctgatgtcaagctgtNNNNNNNNNNNNNNNNNNNNNNNNNNNNNNNNNNNNNNNNNNNNNNNNNNNNNNNNNNNNNNNNNNNNNNNNNNNNNNNNNNNNNNNNNNNNNNNNNNNNNNNNNNNNNNNNNNNNNNNNNNNNNNNNNNNNNNNNNNNNNNNNNNNNNNNNNNNNNNNNNNNNNNNNNNNNNNNNNNNNNNNNNNNNNNNNNNNNNNNNNNNNNNNNNNNNNNNNNNNNNNNNNNNNNNNNNNNNNNNNNNNNNNNNNNNNNNNNNNNNNNNNNNNNNNNNNNNNNNNNNNNNNNNNNNNNNNNNNNNNNNNNNNNNNNNNNNNNNNNNNNNNNNNNNNNNNNNNNNNNNNNNNNTGGAGgcagtgtcagactgaaggttctgggagcttcagtctgacactcaggctatgAAATCACTTCTTAAAACCCCTTTTTATAGACTTGCTTttgtgtgatgtcattttttaatttccttttatttttatttgtgttttattgcttttgttgtttttgatcttttttatttatttatattgacATTTTGTGCCCTGCAtcttgcatttttttgtcttcttgttttaactttaacttaacCCTTCCCtcattttgtcttgtttatgTCTGGTTGGACTATTTGGCTTTCTGTTGTCACATTGCCTTCTGAGTATCCTGTTGCTGCTTCCCTATCCTGTTCCATttgtgaactctgtttttaaaggtgctgtgATATTATTATTGTGGTTGTAGCCATAGCAGTGCctcccccagcaggacaatgcaccacaCCAAAAACACTtctcaggaatggcccgagaAAAGtgacataagccctttttagataagaattgtgcaaatttgcaggaaagcccaatcagtcttctttcagcattggcagtataaaaacaaaatcgaggagtgcggcaaaatgccacctacctaattttgtttatacagaatgctcctttttcggggcaatgggggcgtgagcaagtaacaaaacgtgtagcacagtgtgtgacgtaaacagtgacgtgggagggaagccgcggctggtcagtccttcgccaattctctcataagttggcccgttcctcaccgttcccgtcatcttacggttaatggcctcttcgtttgcgagggcaaggagggcgcgcaattccttgtctccccagttgctcatctttacagtgtctgtcaggtttgcgtttccatcttgctactagctgctcgctaattcctgctatcagctgtttgctgtttatccaccgccagtgggtcgaacgtgcagcgtcatcaacaactcctcccacaagtcttcaacagcccctcccgttgcagaaggccgcctcggtctgtttaaactaaaagggttccaccaatatgactaccctacgaagcggaaaattgggcacctcagatcaacttgccaatccggctctgtgtgtctaaacgcttgcagcttgccggcaaaacggcccaacattcgtggaaaatctggcagtgtaaaaggggctatagagtTTAAGGCGTCATTCTGGCCTCCAGCTCCTCAATCGAATTGGGATCTGGAGAATTTGGAGGCCAAGGTGACGTCTTAGGCTACTTGTCACATTGCTCCTGAGCAGTTCTTGCCAAGTGGCGTGGCGCATTTTCCTGCAGGGGGGGGTCACTGCCATTGGTAATGCTGTTGCCATGACGGATTgaacttggtctgcaacagggTTTTGGTGGTTTGGacgtgtcaagtggcatccacatggcTACCAGGTTGTTGCATTGTAATGAAAAGATCAATGTTTTTCACTTCCCCTGTCAGTGATTTATTATTGTGGCTGATCTGGGAATATGCCTATTAGTTTGTTGTTACTTCACAGGGAAATTGCTGTTGCAGATATGAAGGATTTCGCACAATCACTTAAGAGTTGCTCTTAAAGTTTACTCTTATACTTCGCTGTGAATTAGAGTAGGTAGCTTAGTAAATGTGTCCTACTCCTCACACTCAGCGAACAACTGCAAGTCCCCTAGATTAGCTTTTAGGGCTTTCTTAAAAGAataacattacaaaaaaaaaggaccGAAGTCGATGCAGCAGAAAGAGATATCTTCTTTTTTATGCCATATATTCTTCTTCCTTATCAAAATCTgttgcctacattacccacgaTGCAACACTAATGCAGCCTTGAACTGCTAAACTCAACTAGAGATAAGGAACGGGCTGCAGAGGTCACATTTCTCTCCATACATccatatttttttacatttcaaactTGTCGTCTTCAGCTCTGACTCAATGATCACTTGAGGCGATTTATCAGCTACCTTTGGAGCCACAAAAGGCTTTTTCCACATTTGCAGTCGTGCTGAAAACAGACTCTCTGTGGAGTTTCCCTCTGAGACTAATTCTTAGATGTTTGCAGAGTTTTAAACCTCTGCAAGCTGAACCTGTTACAAACCGCAGCTAAGACAGTCAGGTGATAAGTGACACAGCAACAACCCCTTTAACGTTTATGAACAGGTACAAACAACAGCTACAGACAGATACTGTTTGACCCAGGCCTGGTGTTTATACATGCAGTCCTGATACTTTGACATATACCAATAATTTACTTTGTGCAGAGGGTGACAAGTCTTTGGTGATGAGTATGTCAGTATTATTTGACTGAGTGTGTGATCCTGTGATGTGCGTGGAAAGTCTTCACTGCCGCCATGACTTGCggctcagcacacacacacaggccacatTGATACGTATGAGCCTCCACGCCACCAGGTTCTTAAAGGAAGTCAGCGCTCGTACAAAAGTGTGTGAGTTGGTGCAGTAGGAGTTCCAGTGTCTGGCATCGATCCCCAAACAGCCAGAGTTGCCCGAGCGGGCGCTGTGACACGTCGTCTCAAAGAAGTACTGCTTCTTGTTGACATTGTTGATATTAACGTCCGGCAGCACTGTCACCTCGTTGCCTGAGATGTCCGTGGCTTTGGTCTTGTTGCCCACCCAGACGCTgatgctctcacacactgagtAAACTCCACGGTGCTGAGACTGCCCCGCTCGTCTGCGGGTCCTTTTGCTGCCACCCTGTGACTCCGCCGGCTCTGCATCAGGCGGCTGAGCGCTGAAGAGCACCCGGGGTGAGAGGTAGCGACGCTTGGTGAAGAGTTTGGGGTCCACTGTGGGGATGGAGCTGGGGTTGTTGACTGGGgcctgctgctgtgctgctcctCCGATGGCGGCCACAGCCTGGGCACTGAAGAGGAGGAACAGGACCAGCATGGACGACCTCATGGGCACACAACCTGAAGGGGTCAACCGGCACAGAAAACCTGTTACTGTTGATGTACAGAGCACAGTGAGAAGACATTTTACTGGTATCTGATCATCTCCACCTGCCACTAATTCTATCAGCCCATTTAATGGGCGTTATCAGTTGACATTTGGAGCATTGATTTCAGTTAATATTTCCCTTTTCTACCTCCTGCATTTATGTTAATTGTTAGGCAGCGACCTCTAGTGGTCAAAGTAATTATAACCGGAGCAAAAGAGGGAATCAGTTGATGTAGTAGCCATGTTTTAAAGCCAAGTTTgcatagtggccaaacatggaattacaacttccgggTCACGTGATGCCGTGCGGCCCATAGaaacttttccccatagacttacattgtcagagatgtctgtaaatcagtggatacatttttgtaGGCGTCGTAATCCCCCATGAAATGTTTCCTTTCACtctcagaatttgatccatttgggtCGGATAACATTTAGAAAGTTTTGAAGAGCCATATAATATAATCATTTTGCTTCCATTCATGTCAGTGGACCACGAAACTCTAAGTCAGTGGTTCAGCCAGCAGATGTTTCTAGTGTGCTTGTTCTATGGGCCCACAGATACAAAGGATCTGGTTATTTCATATTGTGGAAAATCAagctttttggcttcatgcgccacggagcgccactgagcaactctgATCGGAATCAATGGCGccccgcctccaacactgtatccagctCTCTTGATACATCCATGATAAAGAGCAATTAAGTCCACACATAGAGGAGGTCcgtgtggatggatgggtcaaacaaacacaggattttGACAGAGGAGACTCAAGTTAATGTCccgtgtaaaaccaaaagtcaacactgacgTATTTTAGTATTTAAGTTACATCAGCTCATGTTACTTAAAAACATATACGATGCATAAAGCTGTGTTGGAAGTGTTGATGATCAGTGTGTCCTGCAATTCACATCACTGCGTTCTTCACTGATGCACAAGCCGAGTGATCCACCACTAAGAGTTGtcacaggttgtttttttgcgTCTGGAGGCCAAGGTTCACAGCCAGAGGGTTTTAAGCATGACATTGTTTCAATCTGGTGCTGGGATCgacaaaccatgatctttttttggCGCCTAAACCTGacaaaagtgacagtgaaacCTAACGAAACTGCGACCGATTTACAATGTCCGATGTGCATCTCCTGGCCCACTGGTAGTCCAGTTCAGTTTCAGCTTTACAATATTGGTCATATGTAGATTAACACACGCTCAGTGGTACAATGACATGTATTAGACGAGAGAACGGGTCAACTTCGCAATAAAAGCGCAAGTCGCAATAAGGATATCCAGTCTACACATCTTGTCGTACATTTTGATCAGGTGCAGAGAGTAACAAAGTCACTGAAGGTTTAATGGAGAGTATTTGAATACTGGATTAAAGCTCTAAGTATTTGTGAGGCAGTGAGAAACTGTTTTCATGCAGTGTGTGGATACTCCCCATTTTTCCTGCACATTTTCAAGGCAAGACATGTTTAATCATGAGATTAACCTAATAGGAGCACCTCGTCTTTTAAGTTGGAAACACAGCTTGCCTAATACTCAGGGTTTGATGCTTAATGCTCGTTGGCTTAGTGGTAACTGTTTTTACAAGTACAGTTCATACACAAGTCTGTCTGACATGCTTCGAGTTTTACAGGAGATTTCCAGGAACTTCTTGGTCAGCTTCCACTTCCTTCAGGGCGGTGTCCTGACTACACAGGTCATGTATTCTACTTTTAAGGTTATGGGTCATTTTACAGAGCTAGATGTTAAAGAAAGAGGCA
This window encodes:
- the ngfb gene encoding nerve growth factor — translated: MRSSMLVLFLLFSAQAVAAIGGAAQQQAPVNNPSSIPTVDPKLFTKRRYLSPRVLFSAQPPDAEPAESQGGSKRTRRRAGQSQHRGVYSVCESISVWVGNKTKATDISGNEVTVLPDVNINNVNKKQYFFETTCHSARSGNSGCLGIDARHWNSYCTNSHTFVRALTSFKNLVAWRLIRINVACVCVLSRKSWRQ